A window of Komagataeibacter medellinensis NBRC 3288 contains these coding sequences:
- a CDS encoding 50S ribosomal protein L11 methyltransferase, translated as MSLSPRRHATELETISVTVPPDAVEAYESALSTVCATIGIFEVDDSQTLWRVEGVKDIGSGEDELRAGLIMAALATGVDAELERAHTEAEGWLARTYESFPEQLAGQRFAIRGTHLDGPPNTQRITITLDAGVAFGSGEHGSTRGCLRALEMVAYRRPQRILDLGCGSGILAMAAAALLHKPVLATDIDPWSVRVTRRNATMNGLGNLVSCHLGNGWSTPAIRHHAPYDLVFANILARPLCSMAADLAHNLLPGGTAILAGLLNTQVRMVLAAHRRHGLVLERHLREGDWGTLILRKPHG; from the coding sequence ATGAGCCTTTCCCCCCGGCGTCACGCCACAGAACTGGAAACCATATCGGTCACGGTCCCACCTGACGCGGTCGAAGCCTATGAATCCGCCCTGTCCACCGTGTGTGCCACCATTGGTATATTCGAGGTGGATGACAGCCAGACCCTGTGGCGGGTGGAAGGTGTAAAGGACATTGGCAGCGGGGAAGACGAACTGCGCGCGGGCCTGATTATGGCGGCCCTTGCCACCGGCGTGGACGCGGAACTGGAACGCGCCCATACCGAGGCAGAGGGCTGGCTGGCCCGCACCTACGAATCCTTTCCCGAACAGCTTGCGGGGCAGCGCTTCGCCATCCGTGGCACGCACCTGGACGGTCCGCCCAACACGCAGCGCATCACCATCACGCTCGATGCGGGAGTTGCCTTCGGCTCTGGCGAGCACGGCTCCACGCGCGGCTGCCTGCGCGCGCTGGAAATGGTGGCGTATCGCAGGCCGCAGCGTATCCTCGACCTTGGCTGCGGGTCGGGCATCCTCGCCATGGCCGCTGCCGCCCTGCTGCACAAGCCCGTGCTGGCAACCGATATCGACCCGTGGTCCGTGCGCGTGACCCGGCGCAACGCCACCATGAACGGGCTGGGCAACCTTGTGTCGTGCCACCTTGGCAATGGCTGGTCCACGCCCGCCATCCGCCACCATGCCCCCTATGACCTTGTCTTCGCCAATATCCTCGCCCGCCCGCTGTGCAGCATGGCGGCCGATCTTGCGCACAACCTGCTGCCCGGTGGCACGGCCATCCTGGCGGGGCTGCTGAACACACAAGTACGCATGGTGCTGGCCGCCCACCGCCGCCACGGGCTGGTGCTCGAACGCCACTTGCGTGAAGGGGACTGGGGCACGCTGATCCTGCGCAAACCCCATGGCTGA
- a CDS encoding GNAT family N-acetyltransferase, with product MADTPGIVVREATDKDIPAIVEIVNHAIRNSTSMWETQETTLAIRLDWLHTSQASGFPVLVAQMPDGNVAGYSSWKTFRPFSGYRHTVEHSLYIAPAYKRRGIGSLLLQALCDRAKAANVHVMIAGITSTNIASRRLHERFGFQHGGLLPECGTKYGRWMDLLFLYRIMSAD from the coding sequence ATGGCTGATACGCCTGGCATCGTGGTCCGCGAGGCCACGGACAAGGACATTCCGGCTATTGTTGAGATCGTCAATCATGCCATCCGCAATAGTACCTCCATGTGGGAAACGCAGGAAACCACTCTCGCCATCAGACTGGACTGGCTCCATACCAGTCAGGCCAGTGGCTTTCCCGTGCTGGTGGCACAGATGCCCGATGGCAACGTGGCGGGCTACAGCAGTTGGAAGACCTTCCGCCCCTTTTCGGGCTACCGGCATACGGTTGAACACTCGCTCTACATCGCCCCGGCCTACAAGCGCCGCGGCATAGGCAGCCTGCTGCTGCAGGCCCTGTGCGACCGGGCAAAGGCTGCCAATGTGCATGTGATGATCGCGGGCATTACCTCCACCAACATTGCATCCCGCAGGCTGCATGAGCGCTTTGGCTTCCAGCATGGTGGCCTACTACCCGAATGCGGCACGAAATATGGAAGATGGATGGACCTCCTGTTCCTCTACCGCATCATGTCTGCTGACTGA
- a CDS encoding isocitrate/isopropylmalate dehydrogenase family protein, with protein MSTEKTIPATLIPGDGIGPEIVQSVTEILDTVGAPFKWEKALGGVAALDATGSPLPKETIESIRRTGLALKGPLTTPVGGGFKSINVTLRQEFGLFANVRPTKTIVPGGRFENINLVIFRENLEGYYAAMENYIPYGEDPHAIATSAGYTTRKECNRIVRYAFEYAVKNNRKRVTLVHKANILKLLTGLFLEEGRKVAKEYEGRVEVNERIVDACAMQLVTDPWQYDCIVTTNLFGDILSDLTAGLVGGLGLAPGANIGEKAAVFEAVHGSAPDIAGQNKANPTSLLLAANMMLAHVGRQDLATRIDKAIEKVITSGAVRTGDLGGKASTTDLTAALKQALV; from the coding sequence ATGTCTACAGAAAAAACAATTCCCGCCACCCTGATTCCGGGTGACGGAATCGGGCCTGAAATCGTCCAGTCCGTGACCGAGATCCTGGATACGGTCGGTGCCCCTTTCAAATGGGAAAAGGCGCTTGGCGGTGTCGCGGCACTTGACGCCACCGGCAGCCCGCTGCCCAAGGAAACGATCGAAAGCATCCGCCGCACCGGCCTTGCGCTGAAAGGCCCGCTGACGACCCCGGTCGGTGGTGGCTTCAAGTCCATCAACGTGACACTGCGTCAGGAGTTCGGCCTGTTCGCGAATGTCCGCCCCACCAAGACCATCGTGCCCGGTGGCCGGTTCGAGAACATCAACCTCGTCATCTTCCGCGAAAACCTTGAAGGGTATTACGCGGCGATGGAAAACTACATTCCCTACGGTGAGGACCCGCACGCCATCGCCACCAGCGCTGGCTACACCACGCGCAAGGAATGCAACCGCATCGTCCGCTACGCCTTTGAATACGCGGTCAAGAACAACCGTAAGCGCGTGACCCTGGTGCACAAGGCCAACATCCTGAAGCTGCTGACGGGCCTGTTCCTTGAAGAAGGCCGCAAGGTCGCCAAGGAATACGAAGGCCGCGTGGAAGTGAACGAGCGCATTGTCGATGCCTGCGCCATGCAGCTCGTAACCGATCCGTGGCAGTATGACTGCATTGTCACCACCAACCTGTTCGGTGACATTCTGTCCGACCTGACCGCCGGCCTGGTGGGTGGGCTTGGCCTGGCGCCGGGTGCGAACATTGGTGAAAAGGCTGCCGTGTTTGAAGCCGTTCATGGTTCGGCACCCGACATCGCGGGCCAGAACAAGGCCAACCCGACCTCGCTGCTGCTGGCTGCCAACATGATGCTGGCGCATGTGGGCCGCCAGGATCTGGCCACCCGCATCGACAAGGCCATCGAGAAGGTCATTACCTCGGGCGCCGTGCGCACGGGCGATCTGGGCGGCAAGGCTAGCACGACCGACCTGACCGCTGCCCTGAAGCAGGCGCTGGTCTGA
- the uraH gene encoding hydroxyisourate hydrolase encodes MSTLSTHVLDLVSGRPAAGMTISLWMGQECLFRGVTNADGRCPELSQHTGEMQAGSYRLEFAVAAYFRARDVALSDPPFLDIVPIAFGMAQVAPGEKGGHYHVPLLVSPYGFSTYRGS; translated from the coding sequence ATGAGCACCCTTTCCACCCATGTTCTCGACCTTGTATCGGGCAGGCCCGCCGCTGGCATGACGATCAGTCTGTGGATGGGGCAGGAGTGCCTGTTCCGTGGCGTGACCAACGCCGATGGCCGTTGCCCTGAACTGAGCCAGCATACAGGCGAGATGCAGGCCGGTTCTTACCGGCTGGAATTTGCCGTGGCGGCGTATTTCCGCGCGCGCGATGTCGCACTGTCTGATCCGCCGTTTCTTGATATCGTACCGATTGCCTTTGGCATGGCGCAGGTGGCACCGGGGGAAAAGGGCGGTCATTACCATGTGCCACTGCTGGTCTCGCCCTATGGGTTCTCGACCTATCGGGGTAGCTGA
- the uraD gene encoding 2-oxo-4-hydroxy-4-carboxy-5-ureidoimidazoline decarboxylase translates to MDRVNTLSAVQFVELFGPIYEHSPWIAQRAHAHAPFADMDAMLAAMRHELGQAADRERMALIRAHPELAQRMGVDPTLTSASATEQASAGLDRLTPDEFTTFRALNDAYAAKFGIPFIICVRRSDKDGILNGMRTRMENTPEAEQQAALREINKIAALRLADVLARLEQEP, encoded by the coding sequence ATGGACCGGGTCAATACATTGTCTGCCGTGCAGTTTGTCGAACTGTTTGGCCCGATATACGAACACTCCCCCTGGATTGCCCAGCGCGCGCATGCCCATGCTCCTTTTGCCGATATGGATGCCATGCTGGCGGCCATGCGGCATGAACTGGGCCAGGCGGCGGATAGGGAACGGATGGCCCTGATCCGCGCCCATCCCGAACTGGCGCAACGCATGGGTGTGGACCCGACACTGACATCGGCTTCCGCTACCGAGCAGGCTTCCGCCGGACTGGACCGGTTGACACCAGATGAATTCACGACCTTTCGTGCCCTGAATGACGCCTATGCGGCCAAATTCGGTATCCCGTTCATCATCTGCGTGCGGCGGTCGGATAAGGACGGCATCCTGAACGGGATGCGCACCCGGATGGAAAATACACCGGAAGCCGAACAGCAGGCTGCCTTGCGTGAAATCAACAAGATTGCCGCCCTGCGGCTGGCGGATGTGCTGGCGCGGCTGGAGCAGGAACCATGA
- the puuE gene encoding allantoinase PuuE, whose protein sequence is MSESTPYPRDLVGYAGNPPAAQWPGGARIAVQFVINYEEGAENSVLHGDRGSEAFLSEMVGAQSIPGARAIAMESLYEYGSRAGFWRLHRIFTQRRQPLTVFGVAAAMARNPQAVAAMKEAGWEIASHGLRWIDYQHVPEAVERAHIHECIALHAKLTGSRPLGWYQGRTSPNTARLIAEEGGFVYDADSYADDLPYYDRSHGRAQLIVPYTLDVNDMRFVALNGFTEGEQFFTYLRDTFDELYEEGADRPRMMSVGLHCRIAGRPGRARAVARFLDYIAAREKVWVATRLDIARHWQKVHPA, encoded by the coding sequence ATGTCTGAATCCACGCCCTATCCGCGTGATCTTGTCGGCTATGCAGGCAACCCGCCCGCTGCGCAGTGGCCCGGTGGCGCGCGCATCGCGGTACAGTTCGTGATCAATTACGAGGAGGGAGCCGAGAATTCGGTCCTGCATGGTGATCGCGGATCGGAGGCTTTCCTGTCTGAAATGGTGGGGGCCCAGTCCATTCCCGGTGCACGCGCCATTGCGATGGAAAGTCTGTATGAATACGGATCTCGTGCCGGGTTCTGGCGGCTGCATCGTATCTTTACCCAGCGCAGGCAGCCGCTTACGGTGTTTGGCGTAGCGGCCGCCATGGCGCGCAACCCACAGGCCGTGGCCGCCATGAAGGAAGCGGGGTGGGAGATTGCCTCCCACGGATTGCGCTGGATTGATTACCAGCATGTGCCCGAAGCGGTGGAGCGGGCGCATATTCACGAATGCATTGCGCTGCATGCCAAATTGACCGGTTCGCGCCCGCTGGGCTGGTATCAGGGCCGCACCAGTCCCAATACCGCCCGCCTGATCGCGGAAGAAGGCGGCTTTGTCTATGACGCGGATTCCTATGCCGATGACCTGCCGTATTATGACCGCAGCCATGGTCGTGCGCAGTTGATTGTGCCGTACACGCTGGATGTGAATGACATGCGCTTTGTGGCCCTGAACGGCTTTACCGAAGGCGAGCAGTTCTTCACCTACCTGCGCGACACGTTTGATGAACTGTATGAGGAAGGGGCCGACAGGCCGCGCATGATGTCGGTTGGCCTGCACTGCCGTATTGCGGGCCGTCCGGGGCGTGCGCGGGCGGTGGCGCGCTTCCTTGATTATATTGCCGCGCGCGAGAAAGTATGGGTGGCAACCCGGCTTGATATCGCACGCCACTGGCAGAAGGTGCACCCGGCATGA
- a CDS encoding allantoate amidohydrolase, which produces MMETLDIPSGERAIARCAELGRAPYSDMEGGLFRPYLGPAYRATCEKLSQWMAQAGMSTRMDAAGNLVGRYEGLVPNAPVVLLGSHIDSVRDGGFYDGMLGVILSIETVAYFARAGKRFPFALEVIGFGDEEGSRFPTGMLTSHAVAGVLKAPDPAMPDWAGTATLAGALEGFGLDVGRMHAASRKGDPVVAYVEAHIEQGPALEAEERPLGVVSAIAAQQRYSLVLRGMAGHAGTVAMALRRDALAGAAEIILAAERVGRAGTDGLVATVGSLDVVPGAANVVPGEVVMSLDVRAGTNAARDMAVAEILDIARQICRARGLEIDMTLKQDLDATPCDARLTALMEQAAGSVTGMPAPLLVSGAGHDAMIMAHLVPVSMLFIRCAGGISHNPAESVTQADTEAALRTMTTFTGLLERHFG; this is translated from the coding sequence ATGATGGAAACTCTTGATATCCCTTCGGGCGAGCGCGCCATTGCCCGCTGCGCTGAACTGGGGCGCGCGCCATATTCGGACATGGAAGGCGGGTTGTTCCGGCCCTATCTCGGCCCGGCTTACCGCGCCACGTGCGAAAAACTATCCCAGTGGATGGCGCAGGCGGGCATGAGCACGCGCATGGATGCGGCTGGCAACCTTGTGGGCCGGTATGAAGGACTGGTCCCCAATGCGCCGGTGGTACTGCTGGGCTCGCATATCGACAGCGTGCGTGATGGCGGCTTCTACGATGGCATGCTGGGCGTGATCCTGAGCATCGAGACGGTGGCGTATTTTGCCCGCGCGGGCAAACGCTTCCCCTTCGCGCTGGAAGTCATCGGGTTTGGGGATGAGGAAGGGTCGCGCTTTCCGACCGGCATGCTGACTTCCCACGCCGTGGCAGGCGTGCTGAAGGCACCCGATCCGGCCATGCCTGACTGGGCCGGGACCGCAACGCTGGCGGGCGCGCTGGAAGGCTTCGGGCTGGATGTGGGGCGAATGCATGCCGCATCCCGCAAGGGCGACCCGGTCGTGGCCTATGTTGAAGCCCATATAGAACAGGGCCCGGCGCTGGAGGCCGAGGAGCGCCCGCTGGGCGTGGTCAGCGCCATTGCGGCCCAGCAGCGTTACAGCCTTGTCCTGCGTGGTATGGCGGGACATGCGGGCACGGTGGCCATGGCGCTGCGGCGCGACGCGCTGGCTGGTGCGGCCGAGATCATTCTTGCCGCCGAGCGGGTCGGGCGCGCGGGTACGGACGGGCTGGTGGCCACGGTCGGTTCTCTCGATGTGGTGCCGGGGGCGGCCAATGTGGTGCCGGGCGAGGTGGTGATGAGCCTTGATGTCCGTGCCGGTACCAATGCCGCGCGCGATATGGCCGTGGCGGAGATACTGGATATCGCCCGCCAGATCTGCCGCGCGCGCGGGCTGGAAATCGACATGACCCTCAAGCAGGACCTTGATGCCACGCCATGTGACGCCAGGCTGACCGCACTCATGGAACAGGCCGCAGGCAGTGTTACCGGCATGCCCGCACCCCTGCTGGTCAGCGGGGCAGGACATGATGCGATGATCATGGCGCACCTGGTCCCCGTTTCCATGCTGTTCATCCGTTGCGCGGGAGGGATCAGCCACAACCCCGCCGAATCCGTGACGCAGGCGGATACGGAGGCGGCCCTGCGTACCATGACGACCTTTACCGGACTTCTTGAAAGACATTTTGGATGA
- a CDS encoding pyridoxal-phosphate-dependent aminotransferase family protein: MTQTFYGQINPPARLLMGPGPVNAHPRVLRAMAADMLGQFDPEMTQYMNQTMDLYRQVFMTENRWTLLVDGTARAGIEAALVSLVEPGMKLLIVRAGRFGLLLSEIASRIGAEIATLDIPWGEVATLEQVEAAIKAHRPQVLACIHGDTSTTMAQPLDGVGALCRQYDVLSYVDATATLGGMPVATDRWGVDVVSGGLQKCMGGPPGSAPITISDRAAAHIFARRHVEAGIRGSDTTDGVRARIPSNYLDLAMIMDYWSEKRLNHHTEATSMLYAAREAARIMLEEGLEARFARHASASKAMCAGLRAMGLDLFGSDAHRMTNVTGVYIPEGIDGERVRTRMREDFEIEIGSAFGPLQGKIWRIGAMGYNAEKHKVLLTLGALEAVLRAEGHRFGAGAGVDAGLAAYCA; this comes from the coding sequence ATGACCCAGACTTTCTACGGCCAGATCAACCCTCCCGCCCGGCTGCTGATGGGGCCGGGGCCGGTCAACGCCCATCCGCGCGTGCTGCGCGCCATGGCAGCCGACATGCTGGGACAGTTCGATCCCGAGATGACGCAATACATGAACCAGACGATGGACCTCTACCGTCAGGTATTCATGACCGAAAACCGCTGGACCCTGCTGGTCGATGGTACGGCGCGCGCGGGGATTGAGGCGGCACTCGTCTCGCTGGTCGAACCGGGCATGAAGCTGTTGATCGTGCGTGCGGGTCGCTTTGGCCTGCTGCTGTCCGAAATTGCGAGCCGCATCGGGGCCGAGATCGCAACGCTGGACATTCCGTGGGGGGAAGTGGCCACGCTGGAACAGGTCGAAGCCGCGATCAAGGCCCACCGTCCGCAGGTTCTGGCCTGCATCCATGGCGATACCTCCACCACCATGGCCCAGCCGCTTGATGGTGTGGGCGCGCTGTGCCGACAGTATGATGTGCTGTCCTATGTCGATGCCACGGCAACACTGGGCGGCATGCCGGTTGCGACTGACCGCTGGGGCGTGGATGTGGTCAGCGGTGGCCTACAGAAATGCATGGGTGGGCCGCCGGGTTCCGCGCCCATCACCATTTCCGACCGGGCGGCGGCGCATATCTTCGCCCGTCGGCATGTGGAAGCCGGTATCCGTGGCAGTGATACGACCGATGGGGTGCGCGCGCGCATTCCGTCCAACTATCTCGATCTGGCCATGATCATGGATTACTGGTCCGAAAAGCGGCTCAACCACCATACCGAGGCAACCAGCATGCTGTACGCCGCGCGTGAAGCCGCGCGCATCATGCTGGAAGAAGGGCTGGAAGCCCGCTTCGCCCGGCATGCCAGCGCTTCGAAGGCCATGTGCGCGGGCCTGCGCGCCATGGGGCTGGACCTGTTTGGCAGCGATGCGCACCGCATGACCAACGTGACGGGCGTGTACATTCCCGAAGGCATTGATGGCGAGCGCGTGCGCACCCGCATGCGTGAGGATTTCGAGATCGAGATCGGCTCCGCCTTCGGCCCGCTACAGGGCAAAATCTGGCGCATCGGCGCCATGGGCTACAATGCCGAAAAGCACAAGGTGCTGCTTACGCTGGGTGCGCTGGAAGCCGTACTGCGCGCCGAAGGTCACCGGTTTGGCGCAGGCGCGGGCGTGGATGCAGGCCTTGCGGCTTATTGCGCGTGA
- a CDS encoding ATP-dependent helicase: MDSLIPTGQVPDYLNRLNPEQRDAIETTDGPLLVLAGAGTGKTRVLTTRFAHILLSGRARPNQILAVTFTNKAAREMRERVSALLGESAEGLWLGTFHALCARMLRRHAEYVELTSSFTILDTDDQLRLLKQLLEPYHIDTKRWPPQAIMGVIQRWKDRGLMPDAITAAEDTDFANGRCTEIYADYQQRLKQINACDFGDLMLHMTEILRKHPDVLAQYHRFFRYILVDEYQDTNTIQYLWLRLLAHRGTQRANICCVGDDDQSIYSWRGAEVENILRFERDFPGAKVVRLERNYRSTRQILGAASGLIAHNEERLGKTLHPGREDAEGEKVRVISVQDSDDEARMVGTEIERLRADGHPMSEIAILVRAGFQTRAFEERLITLGLPYRVVGGLRFYERAEIRDAIAYMRVVSQPSDDLAFERIINVPRRGVGTTGLQKMHMHARERQIPLTAAVLEMLGAGDIKGRAKEQLAALMQSIATTREMLGREGHVVAIDHLLEESGYIDMWKADKSPDAPGRLENLKELVRSLADYENLGGFLEHVALVMDAEDRSGADSMSIMTLHGAKGLEFDTVFLPGWEEGVFPSQRTLDEGGLKGLEEERRLAYVGITRARKLAIISHAANRLIYGSWQSAIPSRFVEELPAEHVETRGDTANNRRTFLGRPAVFGSTPFPLVASKRVHDVTPTPARSGMNVGVRVFHQKFGYGTITSVEGNRLEVAFEKAGPKRVIDTFVEQV, from the coding sequence ATGGACAGCCTTATCCCAACCGGCCAGGTGCCGGACTACCTGAACCGACTCAATCCCGAACAGCGGGACGCGATCGAGACCACGGATGGTCCGCTGCTGGTCCTTGCTGGCGCGGGCACGGGCAAGACGCGGGTGCTGACCACACGGTTCGCACATATCCTGCTATCGGGCCGGGCACGGCCCAACCAGATCCTTGCCGTAACCTTCACCAACAAGGCCGCGCGCGAAATGCGCGAGCGTGTCAGCGCGCTGCTGGGGGAGTCGGCCGAAGGGCTATGGCTGGGCACGTTCCATGCCCTGTGCGCACGCATGCTGCGCCGCCATGCGGAATATGTGGAGCTTACCAGCAGCTTCACCATCCTTGATACCGATGACCAGTTGCGCCTGCTCAAGCAGTTGCTTGAACCCTACCACATCGACACCAAACGCTGGCCACCACAGGCGATCATGGGCGTGATCCAGCGATGGAAGGACCGCGGGCTGATGCCCGATGCCATTACGGCAGCCGAGGATACGGACTTCGCCAATGGCCGCTGCACCGAGATCTATGCCGATTACCAGCAGCGCCTGAAGCAGATCAACGCCTGCGATTTTGGCGACCTGATGCTGCACATGACCGAAATCCTGCGCAAACACCCTGATGTACTGGCGCAGTATCATCGCTTCTTCCGCTATATCCTGGTGGATGAATACCAAGATACCAACACCATCCAATACCTGTGGCTGCGGCTGCTGGCACACCGGGGCACGCAGCGTGCGAACATCTGCTGCGTGGGTGATGATGACCAGTCGATCTATTCCTGGCGCGGGGCGGAAGTGGAAAACATCCTGCGCTTTGAACGCGACTTCCCCGGTGCGAAGGTGGTCCGGCTGGAACGCAATTACCGTTCCACCCGGCAGATCCTGGGCGCTGCATCGGGCCTGATCGCGCATAACGAGGAACGCCTGGGCAAGACGCTGCACCCCGGCCGCGAGGATGCGGAAGGCGAAAAGGTGCGCGTCATTTCCGTGCAGGATTCGGATGACGAGGCCCGCATGGTCGGCACCGAGATCGAACGCCTGCGTGCCGATGGCCACCCGATGAGCGAAATTGCCATCCTTGTCCGCGCAGGGTTCCAGACCCGCGCGTTTGAAGAACGGCTGATCACCCTTGGCTTACCCTACCGTGTGGTCGGCGGCCTGCGCTTTTACGAACGCGCCGAAATCCGCGATGCCATCGCCTACATGCGGGTGGTCAGCCAGCCATCCGATGATCTGGCGTTTGAACGCATCATAAACGTGCCGCGCCGGGGCGTAGGCACCACGGGCCTGCAGAAAATGCACATGCACGCCCGCGAACGCCAGATACCCCTGACCGCTGCCGTGCTGGAAATGCTGGGGGCGGGCGACATCAAGGGCCGGGCAAAGGAACAGCTTGCCGCCCTGATGCAAAGCATCGCCACCACGCGTGAGATGCTGGGCCGCGAGGGGCATGTCGTCGCCATTGACCACCTGCTGGAGGAAAGCGGGTATATCGACATGTGGAAGGCCGACAAATCCCCTGATGCACCGGGTCGGCTTGAGAACCTGAAGGAACTGGTCCGCTCACTGGCGGATTACGAGAACCTTGGCGGGTTCCTTGAGCACGTCGCCCTCGTCATGGATGCCGAGGACCGCTCGGGGGCCGACAGCATGAGCATCATGACGCTGCATGGCGCCAAGGGGCTGGAGTTCGACACCGTGTTCCTACCGGGATGGGAGGAAGGGGTCTTCCCATCCCAGCGCACGCTGGATGAAGGCGGCCTGAAGGGATTGGAGGAAGAACGCCGCCTGGCCTATGTCGGCATTACGCGGGCACGGAAACTGGCGATCATAAGCCATGCCGCCAACCGCCTCATATACGGCAGTTGGCAGTCCGCCATTCCCAGCCGTTTTGTGGAGGAACTGCCCGCCGAGCATGTCGAGACACGCGGTGATACAGCCAACAACAGGCGCACCTTCCTTGGCCGCCCCGCCGTGTTTGGCAGCACGCCATTCCCGCTGGTGGCATCAAAGCGCGTGCATGACGTAACCCCCACCCCGGCCCGGTCGGGCATGAATGTGGGGGTGCGTGTATTCCACCAGAAATTCGGCTACGGCACGATTACCTCGGTCGAGGGAAACCGGCTGGAAGTCGCGTTTGAAAAAGCAGGCCCCAAGCGGGTGATCGATACATTTGTTGAGCAGGTATAA
- a CDS encoding aminopeptidase P family protein, protein MPPVPNRPDALRVVLNQMGVDGFILPRGDEHLGEYVAACAERLAWLTGFTGSAGMAAVLPDRAAVFSDGRYITQMDQQVDATAWERLHISKVPPATWLARHGATCRIGYDPRLISESALRPFSDAGLQLVALPANPVDRIWTDQPPAPCTPCVPQPEEWAGQSSQDKRATIASALRDAGEAALVLSDPASIAWLLNIRGRDVPYTPLSLSFAIVHETGRVTLLIDPAKVSDTTRQWLGDAVTIAPPAALEETLRALSGARVQVDPASNAIWFIQTLEDAGATVIRKGDPCLLPKAIKNGTEQEGSRRAHLLDGIAICRFLHWLDENALSTAELQAAEQLDRFRAASPDYREESFPAISGSGPNGAIIHYRVTPETDRKLQPNEVYLIDSGGQYPFGTTDITRTVWTGPDAPGADVRDAFTRVLRGHIALARAHFPTGVTGHALDALARHALWEGGLDYDHGTGHGIGSYLSVHEGPATISPVFRPVTLQAGMILSNEPGYYRPGAFGIRLENLHLVQPSSTAEAGRSFMQFEVLTLAPFDRRLIDVASLRENEIAWLDAYHARVFERVAPHLGSQERTWLGVACAPLNAG, encoded by the coding sequence ATGCCCCCAGTCCCCAACCGCCCCGATGCGCTGCGTGTGGTCCTGAACCAGATGGGCGTTGACGGTTTCATCCTGCCTCGTGGGGATGAGCACCTGGGCGAATATGTCGCCGCCTGCGCCGAACGTCTGGCATGGCTGACCGGCTTTACCGGCAGCGCGGGAATGGCGGCGGTGCTGCCGGACCGGGCAGCCGTGTTTTCCGATGGCCGCTACATCACCCAGATGGACCAGCAGGTGGACGCCACCGCATGGGAACGGCTGCATATCAGCAAGGTCCCGCCCGCCACATGGCTGGCACGGCATGGCGCAACCTGCCGGATCGGCTATGACCCGCGCCTGATCAGCGAGAGCGCGCTGCGCCCGTTCAGTGATGCGGGGCTGCAGCTTGTCGCCCTACCCGCCAACCCGGTTGACCGGATCTGGACCGATCAACCCCCTGCCCCCTGCACGCCATGCGTGCCGCAACCCGAAGAATGGGCCGGGCAGTCCAGTCAGGACAAGCGCGCGACCATAGCAAGCGCCCTGCGGGATGCGGGGGAAGCCGCACTGGTGCTGAGTGACCCGGCCTCAATCGCATGGCTGCTGAACATCCGTGGCCGCGACGTGCCGTACACACCGCTCAGCCTGTCCTTCGCCATCGTGCATGAAACCGGGCGGGTCACGCTGCTGATCGATCCGGCCAAGGTTTCCGACACGACGCGGCAATGGCTGGGAGATGCCGTGACCATCGCACCACCTGCCGCGCTGGAGGAGACCCTGCGCGCCCTGTCTGGCGCACGCGTGCAGGTCGACCCGGCCAGCAACGCCATATGGTTCATCCAGACGCTGGAGGATGCAGGGGCTACGGTCATCCGCAAGGGCGATCCGTGCCTGCTGCCCAAGGCGATCAAGAATGGAACCGAACAGGAAGGCAGCCGCCGCGCCCACCTGCTGGACGGGATTGCCATCTGCCGTTTCCTGCACTGGCTGGATGAAAATGCCCTGAGCACGGCGGAACTGCAAGCAGCGGAACAACTGGACCGCTTCCGCGCCGCCAGCCCCGATTACCGCGAGGAAAGCTTCCCTGCCATTTCCGGTTCCGGCCCCAACGGCGCGATCATCCACTACCGCGTAACACCCGAAACCGATCGTAAGCTACAGCCCAACGAAGTCTATCTGATCGACAGTGGCGGCCAGTATCCCTTTGGCACAACCGACATCACCCGCACGGTCTGGACCGGACCGGACGCGCCGGGGGCGGATGTGCGTGATGCCTTTACCCGCGTGCTGCGCGGGCATATCGCGCTGGCCCGCGCGCACTTCCCCACAGGTGTAACCGGCCATGCGCTGGATGCCCTCGCCCGGCATGCGCTGTGGGAAGGGGGACTGGATTACGACCATGGCACCGGTCATGGCATTGGCAGCTACCTGTCGGTGCATGAGGGACCGGCCACCATTTCCCCCGTTTTCCGGCCTGTAACGCTACAGGCGGGCATGATCCTGTCGAACGAGCCGGGTTATTACCGTCCCGGTGCCTTCGGCATCCGCCTGGAAAACCTGCATCTGGTCCAGCCATCCTCCACAGCGGAGGCGGGACGCAGTTTCATGCAGTTTGAAGTCCTGACCCTTGCCCCGTTCGACCGGCGCCTGATTGACGTGGCCAGCCTGCGGGAAAATGAAATTGCCTGGCTGGACGCCTATCATGCACGGGTTTTTGAAAGGGTCGCCCCACATCTGGGAAGTCAGGAGCGTACATGGCTTGGCGTTGCATGCGCACCGCTTAACGCCGGATAA